The Pseudomonas iranensis genome includes a window with the following:
- a CDS encoding acetyl-CoA C-acetyltransferase, whose amino-acid sequence MQDVVIVAATRTAIGSFQGSLTSVSAVDLGAAVIRQLLEQTGLDAAQVDEVIMGQVLTAGAGQNPARQAAIKAGLPHAVPAMTLNKVCGSGLKALHLGAQAIRCGDAEVIIAGGQENMSLSNYIMPGARTGLRMGHAQIVDTMISDGLWDAFNDYHMGITAENLVDKYQISREQQDAFAAASQQKAAAAIEAGRFVDEITPILIPQRKGDPVAFKVDEQPRGDTSAESLAKLRPAFKKDGSVTAGNASSLNDGAAAVILMSAEKAKALGLPVLAKIAAYANAGVDPAIMGIGPVSATRRCLEKAGWNIDQLDLIEANEAFAAQSLAVAKDLQWDLDKVNVNGGAIALGHPIGASGCRVLVTLLHEMLKRDAKKGLATLCIGGGQGVALALERV is encoded by the coding sequence ATGCAAGACGTCGTCATTGTTGCCGCCACGCGTACCGCGATCGGCAGTTTTCAGGGCTCCCTGACCAGCGTGTCCGCCGTAGATCTGGGCGCGGCGGTGATCCGCCAGTTGCTTGAGCAGACCGGCCTCGACGCTGCGCAGGTCGATGAAGTGATCATGGGTCAGGTGCTGACCGCTGGCGCCGGGCAGAACCCGGCACGTCAGGCCGCGATCAAGGCTGGCCTGCCCCATGCCGTACCGGCCATGACCCTGAACAAGGTTTGCGGTTCGGGCCTCAAGGCTCTGCACCTGGGCGCGCAAGCGATCCGTTGCGGCGACGCCGAGGTGATCATCGCCGGCGGTCAGGAGAACATGAGCCTGTCCAACTACATCATGCCGGGCGCGCGCACCGGTTTGCGCATGGGTCACGCGCAAATCGTCGACACCATGATCAGCGATGGCCTGTGGGATGCGTTCAACGATTACCACATGGGCATCACTGCCGAGAATCTGGTCGACAAATACCAGATCAGCCGCGAACAGCAGGACGCCTTTGCTGCCGCGTCTCAGCAGAAAGCTGCCGCTGCGATCGAGGCCGGGCGCTTCGTTGATGAGATCACGCCGATCCTGATCCCGCAGCGCAAAGGCGATCCTGTCGCGTTCAAGGTCGACGAGCAGCCACGCGGCGATACCAGCGCAGAATCCCTGGCAAAACTGCGTCCGGCGTTCAAAAAGGACGGCAGCGTCACCGCTGGCAATGCCTCGTCGCTGAACGACGGTGCCGCCGCTGTGATTCTGATGAGTGCCGAGAAAGCCAAAGCGCTGGGCCTGCCGGTTCTGGCCAAAATCGCTGCGTACGCCAACGCTGGCGTCGACCCGGCGATCATGGGCATCGGCCCGGTATCGGCGACCCGTCGCTGCCTTGAAAAGGCCGGCTGGAACATCGACCAGCTCGACCTGATCGAAGCCAACGAAGCGTTCGCCGCGCAATCGCTGGCCGTGGCCAAAGACCTGCAATGGGATCTGGACAAAGTCAACGTCAACGGCGGCGCCATCGCCCTCGGTCATCCGATCGGCGCATCGGGCTGCCGCGTGCTGGTGACATTGCTGCATGAAATGCTCAAGCGTGATGCGAAAAAAGGACTGGCGACCTTGTGCATTGGCGGCGGTCAGGGTGTGGCGCTGGCGCTGGAACGCGTTTAG
- a CDS encoding CoA transferase subunit B — protein sequence MALTREQMAQRVAREMQDGYYVNLGIGIPTLVANYIPEGMEVMLQSENGLLGMGPFPTEETIDADMINAGKQTVTARIGASIFNSAESFAMIRGGHVDLTVLGAFEVDVEGNIASWMIPGKLVKGMGGAMDLVAGADNIIVIMTHASKDGESKLLAKCSLPLTGAGCIKRVLTDLAYLEIENGAFVLKERAPGVSVEEIVAKTAGKLIVPDHVPEMQFAAE from the coding sequence ATGGCACTTACCCGCGAACAAATGGCTCAGCGCGTCGCCCGCGAAATGCAGGACGGCTACTACGTCAACCTCGGCATCGGCATTCCGACGCTGGTCGCCAACTACATCCCCGAAGGCATGGAAGTCATGCTGCAATCGGAAAACGGCCTGCTCGGCATGGGTCCGTTCCCGACCGAAGAAACCATCGATGCCGACATGATCAACGCCGGTAAACAAACGGTGACGGCACGGATCGGCGCGTCGATATTCAATTCCGCCGAATCCTTCGCGATGATCCGTGGCGGCCATGTCGACCTGACCGTGCTTGGCGCCTTTGAAGTGGATGTTGAAGGCAACATCGCTTCGTGGATGATCCCCGGCAAACTGGTCAAGGGCATGGGCGGCGCGATGGATCTGGTGGCCGGCGCCGACAACATCATTGTCATCATGACCCACGCGTCCAAGGACGGTGAGTCCAAGCTGCTGGCCAAATGCAGCCTGCCGCTGACCGGTGCCGGCTGCATCAAGCGCGTGCTGACCGACCTCGCCTATCTGGAAATCGAAAATGGCGCTTTTGTCCTCAAGGAACGCGCACCTGGCGTCAGCGTCGAGGAAATCGTCGCCAAAACCGCTGGTAAACTGATCGTCCCGGATCACGTACCGGAAATGCAGTTCGCTGCCGAGTGA
- a CDS encoding CoA transferase subunit A → MAGFDKRVYSYEEAMAGLEDGMTVIAGGFGLCGIPENLIAEIKRKGTRDLTVVSNNCGVDGFGLGVLLTDRQISKVIASYVGENKLFEEQLLKGEIEVILTPQGTLAEKMRAGGAGIPAFFTATGVGTPVAEGKEVREFKGRKYLMEESITGDFAIVKGWKADHFGNVVYRHTAQNFNPLAATAGKITVVEVEEIVEPGELDPTQIHTPGIYVDRVICGTFEKRIEQRTIRK, encoded by the coding sequence ATGGCAGGTTTCGACAAGCGTGTGTATTCCTACGAGGAAGCGATGGCCGGGCTGGAAGACGGTATGACCGTTATCGCCGGCGGCTTTGGTCTGTGCGGCATTCCGGAAAACCTGATCGCCGAGATCAAGCGCAAGGGCACCCGCGATCTCACCGTCGTCTCCAACAACTGCGGCGTTGATGGTTTCGGCCTTGGCGTGCTGCTCACCGACCGCCAGATCAGCAAGGTCATCGCCTCTTACGTCGGCGAAAACAAGCTGTTCGAAGAGCAACTGCTCAAGGGCGAGATTGAAGTTATCCTCACCCCGCAAGGCACCCTCGCCGAGAAAATGCGCGCGGGCGGCGCTGGCATTCCGGCGTTCTTCACCGCCACTGGCGTCGGCACTCCAGTTGCCGAAGGCAAGGAAGTGCGTGAATTCAAGGGTCGCAAGTACCTGATGGAAGAGTCCATCACCGGCGACTTCGCTATCGTCAAAGGCTGGAAGGCCGACCATTTCGGTAACGTCGTTTACCGCCACACCGCGCAGAACTTCAACCCGCTGGCCGCCACCGCCGGCAAGATCACCGTGGTCGAAGTCGAAGAAATCGTCGAGCCCGGCGAACTCGACCCGACGCAGATCCACACCCCGGGCATCTACGTCGACCGGGTCATTTGCGGCACGTTCGAAAAACGCATCGAACAGCGCACCATCCGCAAATAA
- a CDS encoding LysR family transcriptional regulator yields the protein MTIKQIRAFLAVAHSLSFAVACERLHLSQSALSLTIKALEEGLGGRLFSRNTRNVALTPEGESLLPLARRLIADWDNAEDEMRQRFSLQRGRVTLAAMPSFAGNLLPPILKSFRARYPNVNVTVNDVINEQVLEMVRDRQVELGVAFAPMQSTSMTFTPLYVDRFVAVVPADSALAGRADIDWQTLLEQPFITLQRPSTVRVMLEEHLQARGMKLPVEFESHQLATVGRMVASGLGVSAVPALCAGQMRELGAHCLTLNDSVERAIGVLTEPGNELSAAAQALFEILKAEDLQRQFDFPLTPGARKQSAER from the coding sequence ATGACCATCAAACAGATCCGTGCCTTTCTCGCCGTGGCCCATAGCCTGAGCTTCGCCGTGGCCTGCGAGCGTCTGCACCTGTCGCAGTCAGCGCTCAGCCTGACCATCAAGGCGCTGGAGGAGGGTTTGGGCGGGCGTTTGTTCAGTCGCAACACGCGCAATGTCGCGCTGACCCCGGAAGGCGAATCCCTGCTGCCACTGGCGCGCCGCTTGATCGCCGATTGGGACAACGCCGAAGACGAGATGCGCCAGCGTTTCAGCCTCCAGCGCGGACGCGTGACGCTGGCGGCGATGCCGTCATTTGCCGGCAATCTGCTGCCGCCGATTCTCAAGAGCTTCCGCGCGCGTTATCCGAACGTCAACGTCACGGTCAACGACGTGATCAACGAGCAAGTGCTGGAAATGGTCCGCGATCGTCAGGTTGAACTCGGTGTGGCGTTCGCGCCGATGCAGAGCACTTCGATGACATTCACGCCTTTGTATGTCGATCGCTTTGTCGCCGTGGTGCCGGCCGATTCAGCACTGGCCGGTCGCGCCGACATCGATTGGCAGACCTTGCTGGAGCAACCGTTCATCACCCTGCAGCGGCCATCGACCGTGCGGGTCATGCTGGAAGAGCATTTGCAGGCGCGCGGAATGAAGTTGCCGGTGGAGTTCGAGAGCCATCAATTGGCGACCGTCGGGCGCATGGTTGCCAGCGGGCTTGGGGTCAGCGCGGTGCCGGCATTGTGCGCGGGGCAGATGCGCGAGCTCGGTGCGCATTGCCTGACCTTGAATGACTCTGTGGAGCGGGCGATTGGCGTGTTGACCGAGCCGGGCAATGAGCTGTCGGCGGCGGCGCAGGCGTTGTTCGAGATTCTCAAGGCTGAAGATTTGCAGCGCCAGTTCGATTTCCCCCTCACCCCGGGAGCGCGGAAACAGAGCGCCGAACGCTGA
- a CDS encoding DNA-3-methyladenine glycosylase family protein: MADMCEMASAFLAAIDTDWQRHVSAVGPCLHQPHPARDPYESLVRAIAYQQLHAKAGDAILGRLVELFPGQAFPRPQQILATEVERLRACGFSASKIATIQGIAQATLDGVVPDYPTARAMDDETLIERLTSLRGVGRWTVEMLLIYSLERMDILPADDFGVREGYRRLKGLEVQPTRKQMIEIGQAWTPYRTVAAWYLWRVAKA, from the coding sequence ATGGCTGACATGTGTGAGATGGCCAGCGCTTTTCTGGCCGCGATAGACACTGACTGGCAGCGCCATGTCAGCGCCGTCGGCCCGTGCCTGCATCAGCCACATCCGGCGCGCGATCCCTATGAATCGCTGGTCCGGGCGATTGCCTATCAGCAACTGCACGCCAAGGCCGGCGATGCGATCCTTGGGCGTTTGGTGGAGTTATTCCCCGGCCAGGCGTTTCCGCGTCCGCAGCAGATTCTGGCTACCGAGGTCGAGCGCCTGCGTGCTTGTGGTTTCTCGGCGAGCAAGATTGCGACGATTCAAGGGATAGCCCAGGCGACTCTGGACGGCGTGGTGCCGGATTACCCGACTGCACGGGCGATGGACGATGAAACCCTGATCGAACGCCTGACCAGCCTGCGCGGTGTCGGCCGCTGGACCGTGGAGATGCTGTTGATCTACAGCCTCGAACGCATGGATATCCTGCCGGCGGATGATTTTGGCGTGCGCGAGGGTTATCGGCGCCTGAAGGGACTGGAGGTGCAGCCGACGCGCAAACAGATGATCGAGATTGGCCAGGCGTGGACGCCTTATCGGACGGTCGCGGCCTGGTATCTGTGGCGAGTGGCCAAGGCTTAG
- a CDS encoding bifunctional transcriptional activator/DNA repair enzyme AdaA encodes MNIPAAVLPPHAEMVRAMLERDTAYEGVFFTAVKTTGIFCRPSCTARKPKPENVEFFAHADECLCAGYRACLRCKPLDAAAIAPDWVQRLLNAVDADPERRWSDAQLLGEGIEPLKLRRWFKQHFGMTFHAWLRTRRLGMALGGIRQGTSIDHAAFDSGYESLSGFRDAFQKSFHITPGRAANSEPLLFTRLTTPLGPMIAMAERRGLVLLEFLDRPALTREVEALQNRYGYAVAPGHNAHLQQIEVQLADYFAGKLTEFSVALHLPGSAFAQEVWAALRQIPYGHTSTYGAIAAGLGKPGASRAVGLANGHNRLSIVVPCHRVIGADGSLTGYGGGQPRKAFLLRLENAALQMTQQLAF; translated from the coding sequence ATGAACATACCAGCCGCTGTCCTGCCGCCCCACGCCGAAATGGTTCGCGCCATGCTCGAGCGCGACACTGCCTATGAAGGCGTGTTCTTCACCGCCGTGAAAACCACCGGGATCTTTTGCCGCCCCAGTTGCACGGCGCGCAAGCCGAAACCGGAGAACGTCGAATTCTTCGCCCACGCCGACGAATGCCTGTGCGCCGGTTACCGCGCCTGCCTGCGCTGCAAACCGCTGGACGCAGCGGCCATCGCCCCGGACTGGGTGCAGCGCCTGCTGAATGCGGTGGACGCCGATCCCGAACGGCGCTGGAGCGATGCGCAATTGCTCGGCGAGGGCATCGAACCGCTGAAACTGCGACGCTGGTTCAAGCAGCACTTCGGTATGACTTTCCACGCCTGGCTGCGCACACGGCGCCTCGGCATGGCCCTGGGCGGGATCAGGCAAGGCACTTCGATCGATCACGCCGCGTTCGACTCCGGCTACGAGTCGCTCAGTGGTTTTCGCGACGCGTTTCAGAAGTCCTTCCATATCACCCCGGGCCGCGCGGCCAATAGTGAACCGTTGCTGTTCACCCGCCTGACCACGCCGCTGGGGCCGATGATCGCCATGGCCGAGCGCCGTGGGCTGGTGTTGCTGGAATTTCTCGATCGACCGGCACTGACCCGCGAAGTCGAAGCCCTGCAAAACCGTTATGGCTACGCAGTCGCGCCGGGGCATAACGCGCACTTGCAGCAAATCGAAGTGCAACTGGCGGATTACTTCGCCGGCAAACTCACCGAGTTCAGCGTGGCGTTGCACCTGCCCGGCAGCGCATTCGCCCAAGAGGTGTGGGCGGCGCTGCGGCAAATCCCCTACGGCCATACCAGCACTTACGGCGCTATCGCGGCGGGCCTGGGCAAACCCGGCGCCAGCCGCGCGGTCGGCCTGGCCAACGGGCACAATCGTCTGTCGATCGTGGTCCCGTGTCACCGAGTGATCGGCGCAGACGGCTCGCTGACCGGTTATGGTGGCGGACAACCGCGCAAGGCGTTCCTGCTCAGGCTGGAAAACGCCGCGCTGCAAATGACTCAACAATTGGCTTTTTGA
- a CDS encoding VOC family protein → MQPFSIQHIDHIVLRVADLQRSIDFYARVFGAEVVRHNQPLGLVHLRAGTSMIDLVDLHGELGRKGGGAAQEQRRNVDHFCLRIEPFDEAALVAHLQSFGLSVEKAARRFGAEGYGLSLYCFDPDGNQIELKGASETAQPDVS, encoded by the coding sequence ATGCAGCCGTTTTCCATTCAGCACATCGATCATATCGTCCTGCGCGTCGCCGACCTGCAACGCAGCATCGATTTCTACGCCAGGGTGTTCGGCGCCGAAGTGGTCAGGCATAACCAGCCGCTGGGGCTAGTGCACCTGCGGGCCGGCACGTCGATGATCGATCTGGTCGACTTGCACGGCGAACTCGGGCGCAAGGGCGGTGGCGCGGCGCAGGAGCAGCGACGCAATGTCGATCACTTCTGCCTGCGCATCGAGCCGTTCGACGAAGCGGCGCTGGTCGCTCACTTGCAATCCTTTGGCTTGAGCGTGGAAAAAGCCGCCAGGCGTTTCGGCGCCGAAGGTTACGGCCTGTCGCTGTACTGCTTCGACCCGGACGGCAATCAGATCGAACTCAAGGGCGCGTCCGAGACTGCTCAGCCAGACGTTTCCTGA
- a CDS encoding carboxylate-amine ligase: MSAPRFGIEEEYFITDLQTLCMVGSPSLQAIEACRARLGPRFATEMFQGQIEVASPVFSDFEHAGDFLRGSRQALRAALEPFGLGVLSAGSHPLADWREQVPTDEEHFHHLFEHYGHVARRSVLSGLHVHVEVAEPLDRVAVMNEVLPWTPLLLALSCSSPIWDGAASGFMSYRQTACDEWPRMGIPPLFADQRHYDEHLAFLIRIGAISQPGECWWGVRPAARYPTLELRMTDACPRVDDALTLAAFFRVLVAHASAQRRPGLLYDQTARSMLEENRWRAKRLGIHARFLVEGIDGDCSIAQWLELAEQRFADTAHALDAPQLFERARAIIASGTSADRQLALFGQASEQPQNSRSALAQVSELLLQETSG; the protein is encoded by the coding sequence ATGAGCGCCCCGCGATTCGGCATTGAGGAAGAATATTTCATCACTGACCTGCAGACCCTATGCATGGTCGGCAGCCCGTCGCTGCAGGCCATCGAGGCGTGCCGGGCGAGGCTGGGTCCGCGGTTTGCCACGGAAATGTTTCAGGGGCAGATCGAAGTGGCTTCGCCGGTGTTCAGCGACTTCGAGCACGCCGGCGATTTCCTCCGCGGCAGCCGTCAAGCCTTGCGCGCCGCCCTTGAGCCGTTTGGTCTGGGCGTGCTCAGCGCCGGCAGTCACCCGCTGGCCGACTGGCGCGAACAAGTCCCGACTGACGAAGAGCATTTCCATCACCTGTTCGAACACTACGGCCATGTTGCCCGGCGCAGCGTGCTGTCCGGCCTGCACGTGCACGTCGAGGTGGCAGAGCCGCTGGATCGCGTCGCGGTGATGAACGAAGTGCTGCCGTGGACGCCGTTACTCCTGGCATTGAGCTGCTCGTCGCCGATCTGGGATGGCGCCGCCAGCGGGTTCATGAGCTATCGGCAGACCGCGTGTGACGAGTGGCCACGCATGGGCATCCCGCCGCTGTTTGCCGATCAGCGCCATTACGACGAGCATCTGGCGTTTCTCATCCGCATCGGTGCGATCAGCCAGCCGGGCGAATGTTGGTGGGGCGTGCGTCCGGCAGCGCGTTACCCGACTCTCGAATTGCGCATGACCGACGCCTGCCCTCGGGTCGACGATGCACTGACCCTGGCGGCGTTTTTTCGCGTATTGGTCGCGCACGCCAGTGCACAACGGCGGCCGGGCTTGCTGTATGACCAGACCGCACGTTCGATGCTGGAAGAGAACCGCTGGCGCGCCAAACGTTTAGGGATTCATGCGCGTTTTCTGGTCGAAGGCATCGACGGCGACTGTTCGATCGCGCAGTGGCTGGAACTGGCCGAGCAGCGCTTTGCCGATACCGCGCATGCGTTGGACGCGCCGCAGTTGTTCGAACGTGCGCGGGCGATCATCGCCAGCGGCACCAGCGCCGACCGGCAGTTGGCGCTGTTCGGGCAAGCGTCTGAACAACCGCAAAACAGCCGCTCGGCGCTGGCGCAAGTGAGCGAACTGTTGCTTCAGGAAACGTCTGGCTGA
- the mqo gene encoding malate dehydrogenase (quinone) — protein sequence MNNPMRHWALLALTLSVGISQAYAEPAKRVDVMLVGGGIMSSTLAVWLSELEPGWSMEMVERLDKVAEESSNGWNNAGTGHSALAELNYTPEKDGKVDITKAVEINEAFQITRQFLAWQVKTGVLKNPRSFINSTPHMSFVWGDDNIRFLKKRYEALQASPLFRPMQYSEDPQQIKQWVPLMMEGRDPTQKIAATWTPIGTDVNFGEITRQFVSHLQSRDNFNLKLSTEVRDITRNDDGSWHVEYKNLKDGTTAATDAKFLFIGAGGAALPLLQKSGIEEAKDYAGFPVGGSFLVTDNPEVAQQHMAKAYGIASTGAPPMSVPHLDTRVLDGKRVILFGPFATFSTKFLKEGSYFDLPASTTLHNLWPMVRVGVREFDLVQYLAGQLMQSDDDRFEALRTYFPHAKKEQWRLWQAGQRVQIIKKDEQQGGVLKLGTEVVASKDGSIAGLLGASPGASTAAPIMLDLMGKVFKEKLASAPWQDKLRQIVPSYGTRLNEHPDKVMEEWRYTSEVLQLTPPPGIDQAPAQNPPGNIDAVQQKNLDSDPDLKP from the coding sequence ATGAACAACCCGATGCGCCATTGGGCGCTGCTCGCCTTGACCCTTTCGGTCGGTATCAGCCAGGCCTATGCCGAACCCGCCAAACGCGTCGACGTGATGCTGGTCGGCGGCGGCATCATGAGTTCGACGCTGGCGGTCTGGCTCAGTGAACTGGAGCCGGGTTGGTCGATGGAAATGGTCGAGCGTCTGGACAAGGTCGCCGAGGAAAGCTCCAACGGCTGGAACAACGCCGGCACCGGCCACTCGGCGCTTGCCGAACTGAACTACACGCCGGAAAAGGACGGCAAGGTCGATATCACCAAGGCTGTCGAGATCAACGAGGCGTTCCAGATCACCCGGCAGTTCCTCGCCTGGCAGGTGAAAACCGGCGTGCTGAAGAATCCGCGCTCGTTCATCAACTCCACGCCGCACATGAGTTTTGTCTGGGGCGACGACAACATTCGTTTCCTGAAGAAACGCTACGAGGCGCTGCAGGCCAGTCCGCTGTTCCGCCCGATGCAATATTCGGAAGACCCGCAGCAGATCAAACAATGGGTGCCGCTGATGATGGAAGGGCGCGACCCGACACAGAAAATCGCCGCCACCTGGACGCCGATCGGCACCGACGTCAATTTCGGCGAGATCACCCGCCAGTTCGTCAGCCATCTGCAAAGCCGCGACAACTTCAACCTCAAGCTGTCCACGGAAGTGCGCGACATCACGCGCAACGACGATGGCTCGTGGCACGTTGAGTACAAGAACCTCAAGGACGGCACCACGGCCGCCACCGACGCGAAATTCCTGTTTATCGGAGCGGGCGGGGCGGCGTTGCCGCTGCTGCAGAAGTCCGGTATTGAGGAAGCGAAAGACTACGCCGGGTTCCCGGTGGGTGGTTCTTTCCTGGTCACGGATAATCCCGAAGTCGCGCAACAGCACATGGCCAAGGCCTATGGGATCGCTTCGACCGGCGCGCCACCGATGTCGGTGCCGCACCTCGATACGCGAGTGCTCGATGGCAAACGGGTAATTCTGTTTGGGCCGTTCGCGACGTTCTCCACCAAGTTCTTGAAAGAGGGTTCGTATTTTGATCTGCCGGCCAGTACGACCCTGCACAATCTTTGGCCGATGGTTCGGGTCGGCGTGCGCGAGTTCGATCTGGTGCAATACCTCGCCGGCCAGTTGATGCAGTCCGATGACGACCGTTTCGAGGCGCTGCGCACCTACTTCCCCCATGCGAAGAAAGAGCAGTGGCGACTGTGGCAGGCCGGCCAGCGCGTGCAGATCATCAAGAAGGATGAGCAGCAGGGCGGGGTGCTCAAGCTCGGTACCGAAGTGGTCGCGTCGAAGGATGGCAGCATTGCCGGACTGCTCGGCGCGTCGCCCGGGGCCTCGACAGCCGCGCCGATCATGCTCGACCTGATGGGCAAAGTGTTCAAGGAAAAACTGGCCTCGGCGCCGTGGCAGGACAAGCTGCGCCAGATCGTGCCCAGCTATGGCACGCGCCTGAACGAGCACCCGGACAAGGTCATGGAGGAGTGGCGCTACACCAGCGAAGTGTTGCAACTCACGCCGCCACCGGGCATCGATCAGGCTCCGGCGCAAAACCCTCCGGGCAATATCGACGCTGTGCAGCAGAAGAATCTGGACAGCGATCCCGACCTCAAGCCCTGA
- a CDS encoding biliverdin-producing heme oxygenase, translating to MQAKAREVYVPPVLQDLRAGTAELHIALEKRLPFFSDTLDTPAFERLMQAYYGFYQPLEQALLASGAVPDDFNLLPRLKADTLRADLRALGATADDLPLCEDLPVIDSSAASLGVLYVLEGATLGGQILRREIAARLNLDADNGAAFLDVYGAATGRRWREFIEYLSNRPMAASERAAVVSAAQITFSCFEQWLERQEVLA from the coding sequence ATGCAAGCAAAGGCCCGTGAGGTTTATGTGCCACCGGTGCTGCAGGATCTGCGGGCCGGCACAGCCGAACTGCACATCGCACTGGAAAAACGCCTTCCTTTTTTCTCCGACACCCTCGATACCCCCGCTTTCGAGCGCTTGATGCAGGCCTATTACGGGTTCTATCAGCCGCTCGAACAGGCGTTGCTCGCCAGTGGCGCGGTCCCGGACGATTTCAATCTGCTGCCTCGTCTGAAGGCTGACACCCTGCGCGCCGACCTGCGCGCACTGGGGGCAACCGCTGATGATTTGCCGCTGTGTGAAGATCTGCCAGTCATTGACTCCAGCGCCGCCAGTCTCGGCGTTTTGTACGTGCTCGAAGGCGCGACTCTCGGCGGGCAGATCCTGCGTCGGGAGATCGCCGCGCGGCTGAATCTGGACGCCGACAATGGCGCTGCCTTCCTCGATGTCTACGGCGCGGCCACCGGGCGGCGCTGGCGCGAGTTCATCGAATACCTGAGCAACCGGCCCATGGCGGCCAGCGAACGCGCGGCCGTGGTCAGCGCAGCACAAATCACATTCAGCTGTTTCGAGCAGTGGCTCGAGCGCCAGGAGGTACTGGCATGA